A genomic segment from Synchiropus splendidus isolate RoL2022-P1 chromosome 18, RoL_Sspl_1.0, whole genome shotgun sequence encodes:
- the ssuh2rs1 gene encoding protein SSUH2 homolog isoform X1, whose translation MEYKPIVGTENPTYGISNPVFGLPAGHAPAMFAPPAADGPSAPPAGMFDNMPGYEGTLAGGGGGYVPPPAPAFPVPEPQPQPDQPSWNIPSITEDTARDAFALFASSKCCYSSAPAKDGVITNMEAFNTYRYRLETFTESRSTEWNHEPYHGQPVDAYAQPPPGPWDIPAQSPSFFVDGKQKIKVPYTSSVKSCHVCVGMGRKPCKDCAGAGNKVCWVCNGSGYRHGDDRCHHCSGRGRENCSHCQGQGSRQCDTCHGKQQLLVYINLTVKWSNNSDDYVVEQCSGLQLDNLSKVSGKELFRDSQYMLYPVLGFPDPAVAQAAQRLVREHQAKFSHAARILQQRQTIELIPVTKVTYTWKGNSHIYFVYGNEFKVNADNYPATCCCSIL comes from the exons ATGGAGTACAAGCCTATTGTGGG CACCGAGAACCCCACATACGGGATATCCAATCCTGTTTTCGGCCTCCCAGCCGGCCATGCACCTG CAATGTTCGCCCCACCCGCAGCTGACGGCCCGAGTGCTCCTCCAGCCGGCATGTTTGACAACATGCCAGGTTACGAAGGAACATTGGCCGGTGGAGGAG GTGGATATGTGCCCCCACCAGCCCCAGCCTTCCCAGTTCCGGAGCCTCAACCTCAACCTGACCAACCGTCCTGGAA TATTCCATCCATTACAGAAGATACTGCTCGTGATGCCTTTGCGCTCTTTGCTTCGAGCAAATGCTGCTACAGCTCTGCACCAGCAAAGGATGGTGTGATCACAAATATGGAAGCTTTTAATACTTATAGA TATCGACTGGAAACCTTCACTGAATCAAGATCTACTGAGTGGAATCATGAGCCATATCATG GCCAGCCTGTGGATGCATATGCCCAGCCCCCTCCAGGACCCTGGGACATTCCTGCTCAATCCCCCAGCTTCTTTGTTGATGGCAAACAGAAGATCAAGGTTCCCTACACCTCCTCTGTGAAG AGCTGCCATGTTTGTGTGGGAATGGGACGAAAACCATGCAAAGACTGTGCTGGTGCTGGAAAT AAAGTTTGTTGGGTCTGCAATGGATCTGGTTACCGCCACGGTGATGATCGGTGCCACCACTGCAGTGGTCGTGGAAGGGAGAA CTGCAGCCACTGTCAAGGGCAAGGATCCAGACAATGTGACACATGTCACGGAAAACAGCAGCTCCTGGTTTACATCAATCTGACCGTGAAATG GTCCAATAACTCTGACGATTATGTAGTGGAACAGTGTAGTGGACTTCAGTTGGATAACCTCAGCAAAGTGTCTGGGAAGGAGCTCTTTAGAGACTCGCAGTACATG CTTTACCCGGTCCTTGGTTTCCCAGACCCAGCTGTGGCTCAAGCTGCCCAGCGTCTTGTCAGGGAACACCAGGCCAAGTTCTCCCATGCAGCCCGGATTTTACAACAG CGCCAGACCATAGAGCTGATTCCAGTCACTAAGGTGACCTACACTTGGAAAGGGAACTCGCACATTTACTTTGTTTATGGAAATGAGTTCAAAGTTAATGCCGACAACTACCccgccacctgctgctgctctatCCTGTGA
- the rpl32 gene encoding 60S ribosomal protein L32: MAALRPLTKPKIVKKRTKKFIRHQSDRYVKIAKNWRKPRGIDNRVRRRFKGQMLMPNIGYGSSKKTKYMLPNGFKKFLVHNVKELEVLMMSNRTHCAEIAHNVSSKNRKVIVERAAQLAIKITNPNARLRSEENE, translated from the exons ATGGCAGCCCTCAGGCCCCTTACCAAACCCAAGATCGTCAAAAAGCGAACCAAGAAGTTCATCCGCCACCAGTCTGACAGATATGTGAAGATTGCG AAAAACTGGCGTAAACCCAGGGGTATTGACAACAGGGTTCGCAGGCGCTTCAAGGGCCAGATGTTGATGCCCAACATCGGTTATGGTAGCAGCAAGAAGACCAAGTACATGCTGCCAAATGGCTTCAAGAAGTTCTTGGTGCACAACGTCAAGGAGTTGGAAGTGCTCATGATGAGCAACAG GACCCACTGCGCAGAGATCGCTCATAACGTCTCCTCCAAAAACAGGAAGGTGATTGTAGAGCGTGCCGCTCAGCTGGCCATCAAGATCACCAACCCCAACGCCAGACTCAGGAGTGAGGAGAACGAATAA
- the ssuh2rs1 gene encoding protein SSUH2 homolog isoform X2, with product MDFNTQAQAMFAPPAADGPSAPPAGMFDNMPGYEGTLAGGGGGYVPPPAPAFPVPEPQPQPDQPSWNIPSITEDTARDAFALFASSKCCYSSAPAKDGVITNMEAFNTYRYRLETFTESRSTEWNHEPYHGQPVDAYAQPPPGPWDIPAQSPSFFVDGKQKIKVPYTSSVKSCHVCVGMGRKPCKDCAGAGNKVCWVCNGSGYRHGDDRCHHCSGRGRENCSHCQGQGSRQCDTCHGKQQLLVYINLTVKWSNNSDDYVVEQCSGLQLDNLSKVSGKELFRDSQYMLYPVLGFPDPAVAQAAQRLVREHQAKFSHAARILQQRQTIELIPVTKVTYTWKGNSHIYFVYGNEFKVNADNYPATCCCSIL from the exons ATGGATTTTAACACACAAGCGCAAG CAATGTTCGCCCCACCCGCAGCTGACGGCCCGAGTGCTCCTCCAGCCGGCATGTTTGACAACATGCCAGGTTACGAAGGAACATTGGCCGGTGGAGGAG GTGGATATGTGCCCCCACCAGCCCCAGCCTTCCCAGTTCCGGAGCCTCAACCTCAACCTGACCAACCGTCCTGGAA TATTCCATCCATTACAGAAGATACTGCTCGTGATGCCTTTGCGCTCTTTGCTTCGAGCAAATGCTGCTACAGCTCTGCACCAGCAAAGGATGGTGTGATCACAAATATGGAAGCTTTTAATACTTATAGA TATCGACTGGAAACCTTCACTGAATCAAGATCTACTGAGTGGAATCATGAGCCATATCATG GCCAGCCTGTGGATGCATATGCCCAGCCCCCTCCAGGACCCTGGGACATTCCTGCTCAATCCCCCAGCTTCTTTGTTGATGGCAAACAGAAGATCAAGGTTCCCTACACCTCCTCTGTGAAG AGCTGCCATGTTTGTGTGGGAATGGGACGAAAACCATGCAAAGACTGTGCTGGTGCTGGAAAT AAAGTTTGTTGGGTCTGCAATGGATCTGGTTACCGCCACGGTGATGATCGGTGCCACCACTGCAGTGGTCGTGGAAGGGAGAA CTGCAGCCACTGTCAAGGGCAAGGATCCAGACAATGTGACACATGTCACGGAAAACAGCAGCTCCTGGTTTACATCAATCTGACCGTGAAATG GTCCAATAACTCTGACGATTATGTAGTGGAACAGTGTAGTGGACTTCAGTTGGATAACCTCAGCAAAGTGTCTGGGAAGGAGCTCTTTAGAGACTCGCAGTACATG CTTTACCCGGTCCTTGGTTTCCCAGACCCAGCTGTGGCTCAAGCTGCCCAGCGTCTTGTCAGGGAACACCAGGCCAAGTTCTCCCATGCAGCCCGGATTTTACAACAG CGCCAGACCATAGAGCTGATTCCAGTCACTAAGGTGACCTACACTTGGAAAGGGAACTCGCACATTTACTTTGTTTATGGAAATGAGTTCAAAGTTAATGCCGACAACTACCccgccacctgctgctgctctatCCTGTGA